aatgtaactaaaaatataattaactcctttttcttttgttttagtaaaacttttttcttttttctaagtCAACGTAGGAGATAAATGTATGCATGACAAGTTTCTATATAGATACATAAATATCCATTAAATGCATGACCATTATTGGGAGATACAATTATTTAGACATTTTACATCTTTATTTacaacttttctttatttcttcgtCAACGTGCGAATCAAATTTCAAGTTGTGtttcattttgatattaatGAAAGTTAAAAGTTAGTTCAAGGGTAAATAGTTAGGAAAGTAAAATTAGAAActacaaattttcatatatattcgTAGgagattttgttttaatagtattattttgatataGGCAAATTTTTACTCAcagtttatatattattttattatttaactttttttctataaatatattataatatttctaaaaatgagTTGTTATGAACTTATGTAAATTGAGGTGTAAACAGtgtaaaaagtatttttctaaaaatgtacttgagaaattttgtttcagaagtgattaaaagtattaaatggtCTCGATGAATGGTATTTTGACGTGTTGACTTGCACacccaagaaaaagaaataaaggaggAACTTAAATAAATTCTTGATGTTTGCACCCAGAATGTGAAATGTCTTAATGATAATCTGCATGCAGAAGATATATTCGTCCATCTCAGCCCTGCAACAATAAAAACGTATATGACAGCATCTACTTCTGTCACCAAACTATAGAGAGAAGACAATCAAATAGAACAAAACTTAAAGGATTTGTTTCAGAGaacatatttcataatttttggtATGATAAACGAGAGACCAAGGGTCATCTTACTAACAAAATGCAGTATAGAAATATTTATGTACTGATATAATAATCAGTTGCAGCCCAAGCCAATTTCTTCATAATACTATCACTGTTTGATAGAGTTTCTGGgtgaaaaacatttatatagGTGATGTGAAGTAGCAGAATACGTAGGGTATGGAAGGTGTCTCCCCCATGATTGTACATATATCCAAATTAATGTCCAAGTGGTCACTTACAGCTCGGACATTCACTACAACCGTACCTTAGGTAGGAATAGTGTCCACTCAATATAGTCATTCATGTGTCCCTCATTCAATTTTCAGGTACCATGTGCTTAAAATTTTAGGTTGTAGATACTTCAATGTTTCCTTgttaaaatcaaatgaaaatcaaCAGTGTTTTAAACTAAAACATGTCTTAGTAGCATAGCATTGGCATAATAGTAAATGATGCCAGCTCAGGAAAGAAAATCATTCACTTGCCTTTCAATATGAAAGCTACCACTCTGCCACAAAAATATAGCTGATAGAACAAACTCAAATCAAATGGCTATTTCAGCATACTGTCCCATTCCGTAGGTTGTCCCTAACAttactgttttatttatttttttagtttttcttcaCCTTATAGAGGAGAAGAAGCTGGCCAAATGTTCAATATTTATTGCTCTTTCAGCTGTGTCACAGTTGCAGCTTTTTGTGGCAAAAAATAGAGGAGCTTTCAGCTTTTGCTTTGCTTCCACCTCACAGATATATTTTTTCACTTAACGTTGATTTCATTTgccataaaagaaaatatagcaTAACCTAAAGAAACTATCATCTATGTCTCAGTCAACCGGACAAATAATTTCACCAACTCATTAGGTACTATAtgtaactatattatatatacgaattttaaatgttcaaatatatcataatccttaaaacatattttgtcaCAAATTGGTACTTTTggaactaataatttttttcttatgtagTCGAATAGAAATAGGAGAGTGAAAATATgaagagttaaaaaataataaaatgggaATAGGATGGGTGCCCTAAcactttcatttcattatttatttatttgtttttctattaacaaatttctttttattttttttctaccacccaaaattttatattatttgtggGAATTGACTCCTCAAGGTTTGGGTATGTTTGATTGTAATTATGTGCAAGTCattccctaaaccctaaacaactCACCTCTTCTTTTGCATTTCCATATCTTTCCTCCTACATCCCCatagtcattttttatttatttctgaaTTAAAATAACTTGGAAGTCAAAAATGACTTTCAAACatgtaatttgaaaattattttttctcttaaaaaaacttttagaaatagtcatttttaagaaaatacttTTTGGATTTCGCTAAGAGTATATAATTcgaaagttaaaaaataactttcaaattttaccatttaaaaaattatgaaagaacGAGAAGAAAGTCACGGAAGTGCTAGAAGAAACTATTGGACCAATTTTAACGAAATTGTATAGGCTTTTGACCAAAGGACAAGCTTTTGTCTGCTGTTTAACCGTATTATTGAAACTGGGAAAAAAAGAATGGTGTACTGAATAAGagatatttttagataaatttttcCACAAATTCTTTTGGAATAAAAGCAGATAAATTTTTTTGCATAAACTAGTTTATATACACatcttaaaaatttatgatggaGAAATCAATAtcatagaattttaataaatcaGCTTAcagtaaaagttattttatttgtcccttttattttatcttgggTTTATAAAGCATTGcgtttaaatataatataactacTGTGTGGATTTTCCATGATAATATATgttcaatttcatatttttgtgtGGAACAAAGCATGTGATTCTTATGTAAATTAATGATAGCTATTCCATTTTCAGGTAGATGAAGCAGAAGAAAACCCATCATGGAAGGCAATTGGATATTGTGGACCTGATCCAGAGCTTAAAGCACAGTTGAAGAACCACTTCTTACGTAGAACATTGAaggaagaagaacatgaaaaaaaggaCAAGGACGACgacgatgatgatgaagaagagttCAGAGGTCCTCTTCACAAAGGCCTTGTCCATTTGAACTATCCAATAGACATCATTAAAAATTCTTTAAGACGATTTGGATTCTCAGTCTCTACCACATCTAAAAGGAATAAGGCTTCTAACATGTCATCACCTTCTTTAGTTATCCAATGTGATGCTGTGGTTGTCGGTTCTGGCTCTGGTGGTGGGGTAGTAGCCGGAGTTCTAGCAAATGCTGGTTATAAAGTGCTGGTCTTGGAGAAAGGAAGCTATTGTGCTAGGAACAATCTTTCCCTTCTTGAAGGACCAAGCATGGATCAAATGTACCTCTCCAATGGTTTGGTTGCAACAAAGGATATGTCTGTCCTAATACTAGCAGGATCCACAGTTGGTGGTGGATCTGCAGTGAACTGGTCAGCCAGCATTAGAACTCCTGAACATGTATGCAAGGAGTGGTGTGATCGCCATGAGCTAGAACTGTTTGAAAGTAAGTTGTACAAAGAAGCCATGGATGCTGTGTGTGACAAAATGGGAGTCCAATCTGAGATTCAAGAGGAAGGGTTCAACAACGAAGTCCTAAGAAGAGGGTGTCTAGAAATGGGATATCATGTGTGCAATATTCCAAGGAATGCTTCATCGGATCACTACTGTGGTTGGTGCTGCATGGGGTGTAAGAATGGAAAGAAGAAAGGTACTTTAGAAACATGGCTAGTGGATTTGGTGAAATCAGGTAACGGAGCAATCATTCCAAATTGTGAGGCCATACAAGTCTTGCacaagagaaagaaaggaagtgAGAGAAAAACAGCTCGTGGAGTGGCTTTTGCAATTGAATACAAAGGAAAAAAGGACATTTGTGTAGTGGAGTCCAAGGTTACAATTGTAGCCTGTGGAGCACTCAGTACTCCAGCATTACTTAAGAAAAGTGGATTGAAGAATGAAAACATAGGAAAAAACTTGCACCTTCATCCAGTGGCAATGGCTTG
This genomic stretch from Vigna radiata var. radiata cultivar VC1973A chromosome 7, Vradiata_ver6, whole genome shotgun sequence harbors:
- the LOC106767225 gene encoding long-chain-alcohol oxidase FAO4A isoform X2 — translated: MNRKSMENNGESHSRSGSFRMGAKVHTVLELGTVHTHTSLLLDGDGDGDGDRDVGEEREKHPKPLTYSLSPRQIKSLVALCDTIIPSIDNNLVRSSDESVANFYNTSASMAGTPHHVDEAEENPSWKAIGYCGPDPELKAQLKNHFLRRTLKEEEHEKKDKDDDDDDEEEFRGPLHKGLVHLNYPIDIIKNSLRRFGFSVSTTSKRNKASNMSSPSLVIQCDAVVVGSGSGGGVVAGVLANAGYKVLVLEKGSYCARNNLSLLEGPSMDQMYLSNGLVATKDMSVLILAGSTVGGGSAVNWSASIRTPEHVCKEWCDRHELELFESKLYKEAMDAVCDKMGVQSEIQEEGFNNEVLRRGCLEMGYHVCNIPRNASSDHYCGWCCMGCKNGKKKGTLETWLVDLVKSGNGAIIPNCEAIQVLHKRKKGSERKTARGVAFAIEYKGKKDICVVESKVTIVACGALSTPALLKKSGLKNENIGKNLHLHPVAMAWGHFPDSSSPKVWPEKHKKSYEGGIMTAMSTVVAQFDKTGYGAVIQTPSLHPGMFSILMPWTSGKDMKDRMLKFSRTAHVFALARDQGSGTVNSPSLINYQLKDVDKENLATGIEKVLRILAAAGAEEIGTHNNKGRSINVKKVSYHEFEKFVKEESSVSLTDLTTPLCSAHQMGSCKMGTNPSNSVVNQMGETWEVEGLYLADTSVFPTALGVNPMVTVQAIAYCIAQSVVQVLRRKRN